Part of the Cytobacillus sp. IB215665 genome, CCAGTTAACCCTCCATACGTCGGAAAACCTTCTAATGGTACAATTGTTGAAGTACACTGTTGAAATAATTTCTCATCTTCCTTAATTACAATGAGTCCACCAATATTTACAAGTCCGTCCTTTTTGCCACTCATCGTTAAACCGTCTCCGTAGGCAAACATTTCTCTTACAATGGTACGTATATCTTTGTCTTTATAGCCATCTTCTCTCATTTTGATAAAATATGCATTCTCTGCAAAGCGGGCTGCATCGAAAATGACAGGTATGTGATATTTATTGGCGATTTTGGAAACAGCCTTTATGTTTTCCATAGAAACAGGTTGTCCCCCAGCACTATTACACGTAATCGTCACATTAATAAAAGCAATATTTTCCTCACCGTGCTGTTGTATATAAGATTCTAATTTATTTGTATCAAAATTCCCCTTAAAAGGATGCTGATTTGATGTATCGTATGCTTGAGAAATAACGAGGTTCACTGGGGTTCCACCATTCAACTCTATATGTGCTTTTGTTGTATCAAAATGCATATTTCCTAACACAGCTTGACCTTGCTTAATTAATTGTGAGAATAGAACTTGCTCTGAACCACGACCTTGATGAGTGGGGATGACATATTGATAATCTGTCAATTGTTGGACTGTTTCCTTTAAGTAATAGAAGCTACGACTTCCAGCATATGATTCATCCCCAAGCATGAGTCCAGACCATTGTCTGTCACTCATAGCACCTGTTCCACTATCTGTCAACAGGTCTATATATACATCTTCACTTTTTAATAAAAAAGGATTGTAACCGGCTTCTATTAACTTTTGTTTTCTTTCTTCTCTAGAAATCAACCGAATTGGCTCTATCATTTTTATTTTGTATGGTTCAGGTAATCTACTCATAAGGAAATTATCCCCCTTTTAAGATAGTTAGGCTCCTTTCGATAAATGGTACATTTATAAAAAGTAAAATACTAGGTCAGGCTACAGAGAGTATTATACGTAGAAAGGTAGAATGAAATGCTTGCTAGGTGGGAGAAAACAATTCATTCGAAAACAGCCAATAGATAGATAACACTAGATTGTATGCCCTACAATTTGAAATATGTATCAACGTCAGAACACCAGTACGGTAGTGTGTTAAAGTACATCTGATAATTTAAGTTGAATTATAGTTGACTATTAGAGGTTATCATAATAAGATGAGTACATATATCAAAAATATTTGATTAATACTAATTAAAGAGTGCAATGTCTAGTAATGTTGTTCATACATATGAAGTGGTTACGAATTTTGAACTTGAATCCTCGGCATTAAGCTTTCATTTATACATCTAACAGACGTTTTTAATGATCATAATCGACTTTGATAAATAAGTGTACTAAACTTCCGGGAACTTTAAGTTTTGAGATAATCATCAAATATTTTTGATTAATGTACAATAATTTGTATTAAAGCTGCTGTACATGGATTGTTTTTTACTATAAATAAGCTTCACGTGGCATTTTTCTTCGTTACAATGATGTCACCACATAAAACATCTATTGACAGTTATTATTTGGTAACAATAGTAACATTGTTTATAAAAGACTATTTTCGTAAACTTTGTTGTGATTGCGTTTATTTAGGAAACAAAAACTAATTTATGCAATTATCCTAATAAGATGCAACGAACGCTTCGCTTCTTCGTATTTATTTTTTAGTACGAAAAACAACAATCAATGCGAAAACAGTCTTACAAAAAGAGCAACATATTTAGATGAAATAAACATCAGAAGGAGTATGAGGATGTTGGAAACAATAAACTTGTTAAATACAATAAAAACATTAGGGCTTGAAAAAGAAGTATTTGAAGGGAATTTTGGATTAGAAAAGGAAAATGTCAGAGTCGATCGTACAGGTAAATTAGCTTTATCACCTCATCCAGTAGGATTTGGAAACAAGCTTCAAAACCCTTTTATCACAACTGATTTTTCTGAAAGTCAAATAGAAATGATTACACCTACATGTAACACATTACAAGAAAGCTATAACTTTCTTGAAAATATTAACCATATCGTCTCACTTGAGCTTGAGGATGAATATTTATGGCCTCAAAGCGCTCCTCCTCTATTACCTAATGAAGAATCGATTCCTATAGCTCGATATGATTCATCTGCAAAAGGTCACCGAGCTGAAGAGTATAGA contains:
- a CDS encoding tryptophanase; its protein translation is MSRLPEPYKIKMIEPIRLISREERKQKLIEAGYNPFLLKSEDVYIDLLTDSGTGAMSDRQWSGLMLGDESYAGSRSFYYLKETVQQLTDYQYVIPTHQGRGSEQVLFSQLIKQGQAVLGNMHFDTTKAHIELNGGTPVNLVISQAYDTSNQHPFKGNFDTNKLESYIQQHGEENIAFINVTITCNSAGGQPVSMENIKAVSKIANKYHIPVIFDAARFAENAYFIKMREDGYKDKDIRTIVREMFAYGDGLTMSGKKDGLVNIGGLIVIKEDEKLFQQCTSTIVPLEGFPTYGGLTGRDMQALAVGLNEVVEIDYLHHRISQVQLLGKLLVNYDIPIQEPIGGHAVFVDAKKLLPHIEPSEFPAHALACELYIESGIRGVEIGSLLFGRDNKSGKDGLSKLELLRLTIPRRVYTDNHIQYVAESLGKLARKRSQITGVNFTYEPTILRHFTARFKPI